In Escherichia ruysiae, a genomic segment contains:
- the hypB gene encoding hydrogenase nickel incorporation protein HypB produces MCTTCGCGEGNLYIEGDEHNPHSAFRSAPFAPAARPKMKITGIKAPEFTPSQTEEGDLHYGHGEAGTHAPGMSQRRMLEVEIDVLDKNNRLAERNRARFAARNQLVLNLVSSPGSGKTTLLTETLMRLKDSVPCAVIEGDQQTVNDAARIRATGTPAIQVNTGKGCHLDAQMIADAAPRLPLDDNGILFIENVGNLVCPASFDLGEKHKVAVLSVTEGEDKPLKYPHMFAAASLMLLNKVDLLPYLNFDVEKCIACAREVNPEIEIILISATSGEGMDQWLNWLETQRCA; encoded by the coding sequence TTTCGTAGCGCGCCTTTTGCCCCGGCTGCACGCCCGAAGATGAAAATAACCGGCATTAAAGCGCCTGAATTTACCCCCAGCCAGACCGAAGAGGGCGACCTGCATTACGGTCATGGCGAAGCAGGCACACACGCGCCGGGCATGAGCCAGCGCCGGATGCTGGAAGTCGAAATTGACGTGCTGGACAAAAATAATCGCCTGGCTGAACGTAACCGCGCGCGTTTTGCTGCCCGTAATCAACTGGTGCTCAACCTGGTATCCAGCCCCGGTTCCGGTAAAACCACGCTGCTGACGGAAACCTTAATGCGCCTGAAAGACAGCGTTCCGTGCGCGGTGATTGAAGGCGACCAGCAAACCGTGAACGATGCCGCACGTATTCGCGCTACCGGCACGCCAGCGATTCAGGTGAACACCGGTAAAGGTTGCCATCTTGACGCACAGATGATCGCCGACGCCGCGCCGCGTCTGCCACTGGACGATAACGGTATTCTGTTTATCGAAAACGTCGGCAACCTCGTATGCCCGGCCAGCTTCGATCTGGGTGAAAAACATAAAGTTGCGGTGCTTTCCGTTACCGAAGGCGAAGACAAACCGCTGAAATATCCGCATATGTTTGCCGCCGCCTCGCTGATGCTGCTCAACAAAGTTGACCTGCTGCCGTATCTCAATTTCGACGTTGAGAAATGCATCGCCTGCGCCCGCGAAGTCAATCCAGAAATTGAAATCATCCTCATTTCCGCCACCAGCGGCGAAGGGATGGACCAGTGGCTGAACTGGCTGGAGACACAGCGATGTGCATAG
- the hypC gene encoding hydrogenase 3 maturation protein HypC, with product MCIGVPGQIRTIDGNQAKVDVCGIQRDVDLTLVGSCDENGQPRVGQWVLVHVGFAMSVINEAEARDTLDALQNMFDVEPDVGALLYGEEK from the coding sequence ATGTGCATAGGCGTTCCCGGCCAGATCCGCACCATTGACGGTAACCAGGCTAAAGTCGACGTCTGCGGCATTCAGCGCGATGTCGATTTAACGTTAGTCGGCAGCTGCGATGAAAACGGTCAGCCGCGCGTGGGCCAGTGGGTACTGGTTCACGTTGGCTTTGCCATGAGCGTAATTAATGAAGCCGAAGCGCGCGACACCCTCGACGCATTACAAAATATGTTTGACGTTGAGCCGGATGTTGGCGCGCTGTTGTATGGCGAGGAAAAATAA
- the hypD gene encoding hydrogenase formation protein HypD — MRFVDEYRAPEQVMQLIEHLRERASHLSYTAERPLRIMEVCGGHTHAIFKFGLDQLLPENVEFIHGPGCPVCVLPMGRIDTCVEIASHPEVIFCTFGDAMRVPGKQGSLLQAKARGADVRIVYSPMDALKLAQENPTRKVVFFGLGFETTMPTTAITLQQAKAHDVQNFYFFCQHITLIPTLRSLLEQPDNGIDAFLAPGHVSMVIGTDAYNFIASDFNRPLVVAGFEPLDLLQGVVMLVEQKIAAHSKVENQYRRVVPDAGNLLAQQAIADVFCVNGDSEWRGLGVIESSGVHLTPNYQQFDAEAHFRPAPQQVCDDPRARCGEVLTGKCKPHQCPLFGNTCNPQTAFGALMVSSEGACAAWYQYRQQESEA, encoded by the coding sequence ATGCGTTTTGTTGATGAATATCGCGCGCCGGAACAGGTGATGCAGTTAATTGAGCATCTGCGCGAACGTGCTTCACATCTCTCTTACACTGCCGAACGCCCTCTGCGCATTATGGAAGTGTGTGGCGGTCATACCCACGCCATTTTTAAATTCGGCCTCGATCAGTTACTGCCAGAAAACGTTGAGTTTATCCACGGTCCGGGCTGCCCGGTGTGTGTACTGCCGATGGGCAGAATCGACACCTGCGTGGAGATTGCCAGCCATCCGGAAGTGATTTTCTGTACCTTTGGCGACGCCATGCGCGTACCTGGAAAACAGGGGTCACTGTTGCAGGCAAAAGCACGCGGTGCCGATGTGCGCATCGTTTACTCGCCAATGGATGCGTTGAAACTGGCGCAAGAGAACCCAACCCGCAAAGTGGTGTTCTTCGGTTTAGGGTTTGAAACCACCATGCCGACCACCGCCATCACCCTGCAACAGGCAAAAGCCCACGATGTGCAGAACTTTTACTTCTTCTGCCAGCACATTACGCTTATCCCCACGCTGCGCAGTTTGCTGGAACAACCGGACAATGGCATTGATGCGTTCCTCGCGCCAGGCCACGTCAGTATGGTTATCGGCACCGATGCCTATAATTTTATCGCCAGCGATTTTAATCGTCCGCTGGTGGTCGCTGGTTTCGAACCACTTGATCTACTACAAGGCGTGGTGATGCTGGTAGAGCAGAAAATAGCGGCCCACAGCAAAGTAGAGAATCAGTACCGGCGAGTGGTGCCTGACGCAGGTAACCTGCTGGCGCAACAGGCGATAGCCGACGTGTTCTGCGTCAACGGCGACAGCGAATGGCGTGGCCTTGGGGTGATCGAATCCTCAGGCGTGCATCTGACGCCGAATTATCAGCAATTTGACGCTGAAGCGCATTTCCGCCCGGCACCGCAGCAGGTTTGCGATGACCCACGCGCGCGCTGTGGCGAAGTATTGACGGGCAAATGTAAGCCGCATCAATGCCCGCTGTTTGGTAACACCTGTAATCCTCAAACCGCATTCGGCGCGCTGATGGTCTCCTCTGAAGGAGCGTGCGCCGCGTGGTATCAGTATCGTCAGCAGGAGAGTGAAGCGTGA
- the hypE gene encoding hydrogenase maturation carbamoyl dehydratase HypE encodes MNNIQLAHGSGGQAMQQLINSLFMEAFANPWLAEQEDQARLDLAQLVAEGDRLAFSTDSYVIDPLFFPGGNIGKLAICGTANDVAVSGAIPRYLSCGFILEEGLPMETLKAVVTSMAETARAAGIAIVTGDTKVVQRGAADKLFINTAGMGAIPANIHWGAQTLTAGDVLLVSGTLGDHGATILNLREQLGLDGELVSDCAVLTPLIQTLRDIPGVKALRDATRGGVNAVVHEFAAACGCGIEITEAALPVKPAVRGVCELLGLDALNFANEGKLVIAVERNAAEQVLAALHSHPLGQDAALIGEVVERKGVRLAGLYGVKRTLDLPHAEPLPRIC; translated from the coding sequence GTGAATAATATCCAACTCGCCCACGGCAGCGGCGGCCAGGCGATGCAGCAATTAATCAACAGCCTGTTTATGGAAGCCTTTGCGAATCCATGGCTGGCTGAGCAGGAAGATCAGGCGCGTCTTGACCTGGCACAACTGGTGGCGGAAGGCGACCGTCTGGCCTTTTCCACCGACAGTTACGTCATTGACCCGCTGTTCTTTCCTGGTGGCAATATTGGCAAGCTGGCGATTTGCGGCACGGCGAATGACGTGGCGGTCAGCGGCGCAATTCCACGCTATCTCTCCTGTGGATTTATCCTTGAAGAAGGATTGCCGATGGAGACGCTGAAAGCCGTGGTCACCAGCATGGCTGAAACTGCCCGTGCGGCTGGCATTGCTATTGTCACCGGCGATACCAAAGTGGTGCAGCGTGGGGCGGCAGATAAACTGTTTATCAACACCGCAGGCATGGGCGCGATCCCGGCAAATATTCACTGGGGTGCACAAACCCTGACCGCCGGCGATGTATTGCTGGTTAGCGGTACGCTCGGCGACCACGGTGCGACTATCCTTAACTTGCGCGAACAACTGGGGCTGGATGGCGAACTGGTCAGCGACTGCGCGGTGCTGACGCCGCTGATTCAGACGCTGCGAGACATTCCCGGCGTGAAGGCGCTGCGCGATGCCACCCGTGGTGGGGTGAATGCGGTGGTTCATGAGTTTGCGGCAGCCTGCGGTTGTGGTATTGAAATTACAGAAGCGGCACTGCCGGTTAAACCTGCCGTGCGCGGCGTTTGTGAGCTGCTGGGGCTGGACGCCCTCAACTTTGCCAACGAAGGTAAGCTGGTGATTGCCGTAGAGCGTAACGCGGCTGAGCAAGTGTTGGCGGCGCTGCATTCCCATCCACTAGGACAGGATGCGGCGTTAATTGGCGAAGTGGTGGAACGTAAAGGTGTTCGTCTCGCAGGGCTTTATGGCGTGAAACGAACTCTCGATCTACCTCACGCCGAACCGCTGCCTCGTATATGCTAA
- the flhA gene encoding formate hydrogenlyase transcriptional activator FlhA — MSYTPMSDLGQQGLFDITRTLLQQPDLASLCEALSQLVKRSALADNAAIVLWQAQTQRATYYASRDKEPPIKYEDETVLAHGPVRSILSRPDTLHCSYEEFCETWPQLATSGLYPKFGHYCLMPQAAEGHIFGGCEFIRYDDRPWSEKEFNRLQTFTQIVSVVTEQIQSRIINNVDYELLCRERDNFRILVAITNAVLSRLDMDELVSEVAKEIHYYFDIDDISIVLRSHRKNKLNVYSTHYLDKQHPTHEQSEVDEAGTLTERVFKSKEMLLINLHERDDLAPYERMLFDTWGNQIQTLCLLPLMSGNTMLGVLKLAQCEEKIFTTTNLSLLRQIAERVAIAVDNALAYQEIHRLKERLVDENLALTEQLNKVDSEFGEIIGRSEAMYSVLKQVEMVAQSDSTVLILGETGTGKELIARAIHNLSGRNNRRMVKMNCAAMPAGLLESDLFGHERGAFTGASAQRIGRFELADKSSLFLDEVGDMPLELQPKLLRVLQEQEFERLGSNKIIQTDVRLIAATNRDLKKMVADREFRSDLYYRLNVFPIHLPPLRERPEDIPLLAKAFTFKIARRLGRNIDSIPAETLRILSNMEWPGNVRELENVIERAVLLTRGNVLQLSLPDISLPEPETPPAATVVAQEGEDEYQLIVRVLKETNGVVAGPKGAAQRLGLKRTTLLSRMKRLGIDKAALV; from the coding sequence ATGTCGTATACACCGATGAGTGATCTCGGGCAACAAGGGTTGTTCGACATCACTCGGACACTATTGCAGCAGCCCGATCTGGCCTCGCTGTGTGAGGCTCTTTCGCAACTGGTAAAGCGTTCTGCGCTCGCCGACAACGCGGCGATTGTGTTGTGGCAAGCGCAGACTCAACGTGCGACTTATTACGCGTCGCGTGACAAAGAACCCCCTATAAAATACGAAGACGAAACCGTTCTGGCACATGGGCCGGTGCGCAGCATTTTGTCACGTCCTGATACGCTGCATTGCAGCTACGAAGAATTTTGTGAAACCTGGCCACAACTGGCCACAAGCGGGCTATACCCTAAATTTGGTCACTATTGCCTGATGCCACAGGCAGCGGAAGGACATATTTTTGGCGGCTGTGAATTTATTCGTTATGACGATCGCCCGTGGAGCGAAAAAGAGTTCAATCGCCTGCAAACCTTTACGCAGATTGTTTCTGTTGTCACCGAGCAAATTCAGAGTCGCATCATCAACAATGTCGACTACGAACTGTTATGTCGGGAACGGGATAACTTCCGCATTCTGGTTGCCATCACCAATGCGGTACTCTCCCGCCTGGACATGGACGAACTGGTCAGCGAAGTGGCGAAAGAGATCCACTACTACTTCGACATTGACGATATCAGCATCGTCTTACGCAGCCACCGCAAAAACAAACTCAACGTCTACTCCACTCACTATCTCGATAAACAGCATCCCACTCACGAACAGAGTGAAGTTGATGAGGCCGGAACCCTCACCGAGCGCGTATTTAAAAGCAAAGAGATGCTGCTGATTAATCTCCACGAGCGGGATGATTTAGCCCCCTACGAACGCATGTTGTTCGATACCTGGGGCAACCAGATCCAGACGCTGTGCCTGCTGCCGTTGATGTCTGGCAATACCATGCTGGGCGTGCTGAAACTGGCACAGTGCGAAGAGAAAATATTTACCACCACCAACCTGAGTTTGCTGCGCCAGATTGCCGAACGAGTGGCAATCGCCGTGGATAATGCCCTCGCCTACCAGGAAATCCACCGTCTGAAAGAGCGGCTGGTTGATGAAAACCTTGCCCTGACGGAACAACTCAACAAAGTGGATAGTGAATTTGGCGAGATTATTGGTCGCAGCGAAGCCATGTACAGCGTGCTTAAACAAGTTGAAATGGTGGCGCAAAGCGACAGTACCGTTCTGATCCTCGGTGAAACTGGCACGGGTAAAGAGCTGATTGCCCGCGCAATCCATAATCTCAGTGGGCGTAATAATCGTCGCATGGTGAAAATGAACTGCGCGGCGATGCCTGCCGGATTACTGGAAAGCGATCTGTTTGGTCATGAACGTGGTGCCTTTACCGGTGCCAGCGCCCAGCGCATCGGTCGTTTTGAACTGGCGGATAAAAGCTCTCTGTTCCTCGATGAAGTGGGCGATATGCCACTGGAGTTACAGCCAAAGTTGCTGCGCGTATTGCAGGAGCAGGAGTTTGAACGCCTCGGCAGCAACAAAATCATTCAGACAGACGTGCGTTTAATCGCCGCAACTAATCGCGATCTGAAAAAAATGGTCGCCGACCGCGAGTTCCGTAGCGATCTCTATTACCGCCTGAACGTCTTCCCGATCCACCTGCCGCCGTTACGCGAGCGCCCGGAAGATATTCCGCTGCTGGCGAAAGCCTTTACCTTCAAAATTGCCCGCCGACTGGGGCGCAATATCGACAGCATTCCTGCCGAGACACTGCGCATATTGAGCAACATGGAATGGCCGGGTAACGTGCGCGAACTGGAAAATGTTATTGAGCGTGCGGTACTGCTGACTCGCGGTAATGTTCTACAACTCTCTTTACCCGATATCTCACTGCCAGAACCCGAAACGCCGCCTGCTGCAACGGTCGTCGCTCAGGAAGGCGAAGATGAATATCAACTGATTGTTCGCGTATTAAAAGAGACGAACGGCGTAGTCGCGGGTCCGAAAGGCGCTGCGCAACGTCTGGGGTTAAAACGCACGACCCTGCTGTCACGGATGAAGCGGCTGGGAATTGATAAAGCGGCGTTGGTTTAA
- a CDS encoding nitrous oxide-stimulated promoter family protein, giving the protein MSGKRISREKLTIKRMIDLYQAQCPQASAEPGHYDALFAYAQKRLDKCVFGEEKPACKQCPVHCYQPAKREEMKQIMRWAGPRMLWRHPILTVRHLIDDKRPVPELPEKYRPKKPRE; this is encoded by the coding sequence ATGTCCGGTAAGCGTATCTCTCGTGAAAAACTGACGATTAAAAGAATGATCGATCTTTATCAAGCGCAATGCCCGCAGGCGTCAGCGGAGCCGGGGCATTACGATGCGCTGTTTGCTTACGCGCAAAAGCGGCTGGATAAATGTGTGTTCGGCGAAGAGAAACCAGCCTGTAAGCAGTGTCCGGTTCACTGTTATCAGCCAGCAAAGCGTGAGGAGATGAAACAGATTATGCGTTGGGCGGGGCCGCGAATGCTGTGGCGTCATCCGATCTTAACCGTGCGTCATCTGATTGATGATAAGCGTCCGGTGCCGGAATTGCCGGAAAAATATCGCCCGAAGAAACCACGTGAATAG
- the mutS gene encoding DNA mismatch repair protein MutS has product MSVIENFDAHTPMMQQYLKLKAQHPEILLFYRMGDFYELFYDDAKRASQLLDISLTKRGASAGEPIPMAGIPYHAVENYLAKLVNQGESVAICEQIGDPATSKGPVERKVVRIVTPGTISDEALLQERQDNLLAAIWQDSKGFGYATLDISSGRFRLSEPADRETMAAELQRTNPAELLYAEDFAEMSLIEGRRGLRRRPLWEFEIDTARQQLNLQFGTRDLVGFGVENAPRGLCAAGCLLQYAKDTQRTTLPHIRSITMEREQDSIIMDAATRRNLEITQNLAGGAENTLASVLDCTVTPMGSRMLKRWLHMPVRDTRVLLERQQTIGALQDFTAELQPVLRQVGDLERILARLALRTARPRDLARMRHAFQQLPELRAQLENVDSAPVQALREKMGEFAELRDLLERAIIDTPPVLVRDGGVIAPGYNEELDEWRALADGATDYLERLEIRERERTGLDTLKVGFNAVHGYYIQISRGQSHLAPINYMRRQTLKNAERYIIPELKEYEDKVLTSKGKALTLEKQLYEELFDLLLPHLEALQQSASALAELDVLVNLAERAYTLNYTCPTFIDKPGIRITEGRHPVVEQVLNEPFIANPLNLSPQRRMLIITGPNMGGKSTYMRQTALIALMAYIGSYVPAQKVEIGPIDRIFTRVGAADDLASGRSTFMVEMTETANILHNATEYSLVLMDEIGRGTSTYDGLSLAWACAENLANKIKALTLFATHYFELTQLPEKMEGVANVHLDALEHGDTIAFMHSVQDGAASKSYGLAVAALAGVPKEVIKRARQKLRELESISPNAAATQVDGTQMSLLSVPEETSPAVEALENLDPDSLTPRQALEWIYRLKSLV; this is encoded by the coding sequence ATGAGTGTAATAGAAAATTTCGACGCCCATACGCCAATGATGCAGCAGTACCTCAAGCTGAAAGCCCAGCATCCTGAGATCCTGCTGTTCTACCGGATGGGTGACTTTTACGAGCTATTTTATGACGACGCAAAACGAGCGTCGCAGCTGCTAGATATTTCACTGACTAAACGCGGCGCATCTGCGGGCGAGCCGATCCCGATGGCGGGTATTCCCTACCATGCAGTGGAAAACTATCTCGCCAAACTGGTGAATCAAGGTGAGTCGGTTGCGATTTGTGAACAAATCGGCGATCCGGCTACCAGCAAAGGGCCGGTTGAGCGCAAAGTTGTCCGTATCGTCACGCCGGGCACGATCAGCGATGAAGCCCTGCTACAGGAGCGTCAGGACAATCTGCTGGCGGCTATCTGGCAGGACAGCAAAGGTTTCGGTTACGCGACGCTGGATATCAGCTCCGGCCGTTTTCGTCTGAGCGAACCGGCTGACCGCGAAACGATGGCGGCAGAGCTGCAACGCACCAATCCGGCGGAACTGTTGTATGCAGAAGATTTCGCCGAGATGTCGTTGATTGAAGGTCGTCGCGGCCTGCGTCGTCGTCCGCTGTGGGAGTTTGAAATCGACACCGCGCGCCAGCAGTTGAACCTGCAATTTGGCACCCGCGATCTGGTCGGTTTTGGCGTCGAGAACGCGCCTCGTGGGCTTTGTGCTGCCGGTTGTCTGTTACAGTATGCGAAAGATACCCAACGCACGACCCTGCCGCATATTCGCTCTATCACTATGGAACGTGAGCAGGACAGCATCATTATGGATGCTGCGACGCGTCGTAACCTGGAAATTACCCAGAATCTGGCGGGCGGCGCGGAAAATACATTGGCTTCCGTGCTCGATTGCACCGTCACGCCGATGGGTAGCCGTATGCTGAAACGCTGGCTGCATATGCCGGTGCGCGACACCCGTGTGTTGCTTGAGCGTCAGCAAACTATTGGCGCATTGCAGGATTTCACCGCCGAGTTACAGCCGGTACTCCGGCAGGTCGGCGATCTGGAGCGTATTCTGGCACGCCTGGCGTTGCGTACCGCTCGCCCGCGCGACCTTGCTCGTATGCGTCATGCCTTCCAGCAACTGCCGGAACTGCGTGCACAGCTAGAAAATGTCGATAGTGCACCAGTACAGGCGCTGCGTGAAAAAATGGGCGAATTTGCCGAACTGCGCGACCTGCTGGAGCGAGCAATCATCGACACGCCACCGGTGCTGGTGCGCGACGGTGGCGTCATCGCTCCAGGCTATAACGAAGAGCTGGATGAGTGGCGTGCGCTGGCTGACGGTGCGACCGATTATCTGGAGCGTCTGGAAATCCGCGAACGTGAACGTACCGGTCTGGACACGCTGAAAGTCGGCTTTAATGCGGTGCACGGCTACTACATTCAAATCAGCCGTGGGCAAAGTCATCTGGCGCCAATTAACTATATGCGCCGCCAGACACTGAAAAACGCCGAACGTTACATTATTCCGGAGCTGAAAGAGTACGAAGACAAGGTACTGACTTCAAAAGGTAAAGCACTGACGCTGGAAAAACAGCTTTATGAAGAGTTGTTCGACCTGCTACTGCCGCATCTGGAAGCGTTACAACAGAGTGCGAGCGCGCTGGCAGAACTGGACGTGCTGGTAAATCTGGCAGAACGCGCATATACCCTGAACTACACCTGCCCGACCTTTATCGATAAACCCGGCATTCGTATTACCGAAGGTCGCCATCCGGTGGTTGAACAGGTGCTGAATGAGCCGTTTATCGCTAACCCGCTGAACCTGTCACCGCAGCGACGGATGTTGATCATCACCGGTCCGAACATGGGCGGTAAAAGTACCTATATGCGCCAGACCGCGTTGATTGCGCTGATGGCGTATATTGGCAGTTACGTACCGGCACAAAAAGTCGAGATTGGGCCGATCGATCGCATCTTCACCCGTGTTGGCGCAGCGGATGATCTGGCTTCCGGACGTTCAACCTTTATGGTGGAGATGACCGAAACCGCTAATATTCTGCATAACGCCACCGAGTACAGTCTGGTATTGATGGATGAGATTGGGCGCGGAACGTCGACTTACGATGGCCTGTCGCTGGCGTGGGCATGTGCCGAAAATCTGGCGAATAAAATTAAAGCATTGACGCTGTTTGCTACCCATTACTTCGAGCTGACTCAACTGCCGGAGAAAATGGAAGGCGTCGCCAACGTGCATCTCGATGCGCTGGAGCACGGAGACACTATCGCCTTTATGCACAGCGTACAGGACGGCGCGGCGAGTAAGAGCTACGGTCTGGCGGTTGCTGCGCTGGCAGGTGTACCGAAAGAGGTGATCAAACGTGCGCGACAGAAACTGCGTGAGCTGGAAAGCATTTCGCCGAATGCTGCCGCTACACAGGTAGATGGTACGCAAATGTCGCTACTTTCTGTGCCGGAAGAAACCTCGCCAGCGGTCGAAGCACTGGAAAATCTCGATCCAGATTCTCTGACTCCGCGTCAGGCGCTGGAGTGGATTTATCGGTTGAAGAGTCTGGTGTAA
- the pphB gene encoding protein-serine/threonine phosphatase: MPSTRYQKIDAYHYRHIWVVGDIHGDYQLLQSRLHELSFCHETDLLISTGDNIDRGSESLNVLRLLNQPWFTSVKGNHEAMALDAFATGDGNMWLASGGDWFFDLNDSEKKEVIDLLLRFHHLPHIIELSNDFIKYVITHADYPGNEYHFGKEIAESELLWPVDRVQKSLNGELQKINGADYFIFGHMMFDNIQTFANQIYIDTGSPKSGRLSFYKIK, translated from the coding sequence ATGCCATCAACACGCTATCAAAAAATTGATGCTTATCACTACCGCCATATATGGGTTGTTGGTGATATTCATGGTGACTATCAATTATTACAATCCCGTTTGCATGAATTATCTTTTTGTCACGAAACAGACTTACTTATTTCCACAGGCGATAATATTGATCGTGGGTCGGAGAGTCTTAATGTGCTACGCCTGTTAAATCAGCCCTGGTTTACGTCGGTTAAAGGTAACCATGAAGCGATGGCGCTTGATGCATTCGCGACTGGTGATGGCAATATGTGGTTAGCCAGCGGCGGTGACTGGTTCTTTGATTTAAATGATTCAGAGAAAAAAGAAGTAATAGATCTGTTACTGAGATTTCATCATCTCCCGCATATTATCGAATTGAGTAACGATTTTATAAAATATGTCATCACACATGCAGATTATCCGGGTAATGAATATCACTTTGGCAAAGAAATCGCGGAAAGCGAATTACTCTGGCCTGTTGATCGCGTGCAGAAGTCGCTTAATGGCGAGTTACAAAAAATAAACGGTGCTGATTATTTTATATTTGGACATATGATGTTTGATAACATTCAGACATTCGCTAACCAGATTTATATTGATACCGGATCGCCGAAAAGCGGACGGTTATCGTTTTATAAAATTAAATAA
- the rpoS gene encoding RNA polymerase sigma factor RpoS, translated as MSQNTLKVHDLNEDAEFDENGVEVFDEKALVEEEPSDNDLAEEELLSQGATQRVLDATQLYLGEIGYSPLLTAEEEVYFARRALRGDVASRRRMIESNLRLVVKIARRYGNRGLALLDLIEEGNLGLIRAVEKFDPERGFRFSTYATWWIRQTIERAIMNQTRTIRLPIHIVKELNVYLRTARELSHKLDHEPSAEEIAEQLDKPVDDVSRMLRLNERITSVDTPLGGDSEKALLDILADEKENGPEDTTQDDDMKQSIVKWLFELNAKQREVLARRFGLLGYEAATLEDVGREIGLTRERVRQIQVEGLRRLREILQTQGLNIEALFRE; from the coding sequence ATGAGTCAGAATACGCTGAAAGTTCATGATTTAAATGAAGATGCGGAATTTGATGAGAACGGAGTTGAGGTTTTTGACGAAAAGGCCTTAGTAGAAGAGGAACCCAGTGATAACGATTTGGCCGAAGAGGAACTGTTATCGCAGGGTGCCACACAGCGTGTGTTGGACGCGACTCAGCTTTACCTTGGTGAGATTGGTTATTCGCCACTGTTAACGGCCGAAGAAGAAGTTTATTTTGCGCGTCGCGCACTGCGTGGAGATGTTGCCTCCCGCCGCCGGATGATTGAGAGTAACTTACGTCTGGTGGTAAAAATTGCCCGCCGTTATGGCAATCGTGGTCTGGCTTTGCTGGATCTTATCGAAGAGGGCAACCTGGGGCTTATCCGCGCGGTTGAGAAGTTTGACCCGGAACGTGGTTTCCGCTTCTCAACATACGCAACCTGGTGGATTCGCCAGACGATCGAACGGGCGATTATGAACCAAACCCGTACTATTCGTTTGCCGATTCACATCGTAAAGGAGCTGAACGTTTACCTGCGAACCGCACGTGAGTTGTCCCATAAACTGGATCACGAACCGAGTGCGGAAGAGATCGCAGAGCAACTGGATAAGCCAGTTGATGACGTCAGCCGTATGCTTCGTCTTAACGAGCGCATTACCTCGGTAGACACCCCTCTGGGCGGTGATTCCGAAAAAGCGTTGCTGGACATTCTGGCCGATGAAAAAGAGAACGGTCCGGAAGACACCACGCAAGATGACGATATGAAACAAAGCATCGTCAAATGGCTGTTCGAGCTGAACGCCAAGCAGCGTGAAGTGCTGGCACGTCGATTCGGTTTGCTGGGGTACGAAGCGGCAACACTGGAAGATGTAGGTCGTGAAATTGGCCTCACTCGTGAACGTGTTCGCCAGATTCAGGTTGAAGGCCTGCGCCGTCTGCGTGAGATTTTGCAGACTCAGGGGCTGAATATCGAGGCGCTGTTCCGCGAATAA